In Brachyhypopomus gauderio isolate BG-103 chromosome 2, BGAUD_0.2, whole genome shotgun sequence, the DNA window GGGTCGACTCCATCTACTGCAACACCCAGGCCTGCAGTAAGTCCATACTCATTCACTAATACAACTTGTACTGATCACTCAAAGAGACTGTATAAGGAACACAGACAATAAAGACAGCTAACAAGGGAAGCTTTGCAGTGGAGTCCTAAAGCTCAGCTTTAGTGGAGTCTCTCTTTTCAGCCACCCACACCCAGTTCAACCCTCAGGAGTCTTCCACCTACAGATCCACATCTGAGACCTTCTACCTGCCTTACGGAGCTGGATCTCTCAATGGAGTTTTCGGCTATGACACCGTCACCGTGAGTCTGCCTGCGTCCGCAGAGTTGACCCTGTTAAACGTACCGCACTTCAACACGCTGCCATTTCCCGCACATTCGACTTGATGTGCATCGCAAGCTGAAGTCAATGAACAGACAGGGATGCTGTTTAAGACACATGTGATTACAGACATAAACAGACAGCAAGATCTGACGAGTTCTTTGTGCTCTTTTATGCCTTCATTAGCTGTCTGGCATCAGTGTCTCTGGTCAGGAGATTGGGCTCAGTACAAATGAGCCAGGGCAGAATTTTGTGGTGGCCCAGTTTGATGGAATCCTTGGTCTGGCCtacccatctctctcttctggAAGTCAGATGCCTCTCTTTGACAACATGATGCAACAGGAACTCCTCCAGCAAGACCTGTTTGCTGTCTATCTAAGCCCGTGAGCAAGATACATTACATATCAATATGAGAGAAGAGCATTACAACACATAATCTCACTGAAAGCTGCAAAAGTTTTGTATGTGCAGTTCAGTTCCTTCCAAAGGAGCTGGCTGGAATGTTCTAATCACAGAATCTATAAAATATGCATTCTAGAAATTGTCTGCTTTATGTAAACTTCTCATTGAAAGGAATGAACAGTCTGGCAGTGAGGTGGCTTTTGGTGGTGTGGACCCAAACATGTATCAGGGAACTCTCTACTGGACACCTGTGACCAGTCAAACATACTGGCAGATTGGCATTCAAGGGTGAGAACAATTCATCTGAGCTTATCCTTGTCAAGTCGAATATTGCTTTGAACTCTAATATGATCTAATATGTTTAAATACTTTTTCTGTACATAATCCTGAACAAATCCTTTTTTAAGATCCAAGTTACATTTAAGGAGCAGTGGTCATGTGCTTTTATGACTCATTGATCTGGCTCAGGTTTCAGATACAAGGACAGGAGACAGGTTGGTGCTCTCACTACGGTGGCTGCCAAGCCATTGTGGACACTGGGACGTCTGCGCTGACTGTCCCTCAGTCATACATGGCTTCCCTCATGCAGTCCATTGGAGCACAGGGGAACAGCTACGGACAGGTAATGGTGACAGACGCTATGGACAGGTAACGGTGACAGACGCTACGGACAGGTAACGGTGACAGACGCTACGGACACGCTACGGACAGGTAACGGTGACAGACGCTATGGACAGGTAACGGTGACAGACGCTACGGACAGGTAACGGTGACAGACGCTACGGACAGGTAATGGTGTGACAGACACTACGGACAGGTAACGGTGACAGACGCTACGGACAGGTAATGATGTGACAGACACTATGGACAGGTAACGGTGTGACAGACACTACGGACAGGTAATGGTGTGACAGACACTATGGACAGGTAACGGTGTGACATACTATGGACAGTTAACGGTGTGACAGATACTATGGACATGTAATGGTGTGACAGACACTACGGGCAGGTAATGGTGTGACAGACACTACGGGCAGGTAACGGTGACAGACACTACGGACAGGTAACGGT includes these proteins:
- the LOC143508829 gene encoding gastricsin-like; protein product: MKGLIILVACFVLSEAVIKIQLKRFKSIRKALGEKGIHLPYIDPGLKYQTPDVLATSTIEPMTNYADSSYYGVISVGTPPQSFKVLFDTGSSNLWVDSIYCNTQACTTHTQFNPQESSTYRSTSETFYLPYGAGSLNGVFGYDTVTLSGISVSGQEIGLSTNEPGQNFVVAQFDGILGLAYPSLSSGSQMPLFDNMMQQELLQQDLFAVYLSPNEQSGSEVAFGGVDPNMYQGTLYWTPVTSQTYWQIGIQGFQIQGQETGWCSHYGGCQAIVDTGTSALTVPQSYMASLMQSIGAQGNSYGQYFVDCSQVGNLPTLAFIINGVSFPLPPSAYIQDQNGYCVVNITPTYLPSQNGQPLWIFGDVFLRTYYSVYDRANNQVAFATAV